The DNA region TATTTTCCCATACTTAAACAGATAGCAGGCCAAGGCGCCATTTGAAGTCCCAGTTGCAGATTCTTCAGGTATCCCATATAAGGGCGCAAAATTTCTACAATTAGCCGTTCCGTCAAATTTTGTTTCTAAAGTATAAACGTGATAACCAATGGTATCGTTTTGTTTGCAGATAGCTGATATTTTTTCAAGATCTGGTTTTATTGATAATAAATATTTCAATGATTTAATTGGCAAAAAAATATCTTTGAGCCCGGTTGAGACAATTTGAACTGGCAGCTCATCATCAATACATTCCTCAGGAATATTTAAACTCTCAGCGATCTCTCCTTTGTTTAATTTCTCAAAATATTGAGGGGGTTTTGATCCATAAATACTGTTCCGTCTTTCCCAGCCTCAATACCTAAAATACCGGCCTTTGTTTCTTGTGTATAGTTGCCAGATTTAATTAGTTGCTTATTCCACATTAAAAAATAAGTTGCGATAGTGGCATGACCGCACAAATCAACTTCATCCGTTGGGGTAAAAAATCTCACCTTGAAATCTGCTTTATTTGATTTCGAAACAAAAGCAGTTTCCGAAAAACCAACCTCTTTAGAGATATACATCATTTGTTTTTCTGTAAGATTATCTGCATCCAAAACTACTCCTGCCGGGTTCCCCCCTTCAAGAGTTTTCGCAAAAGAATTCAAAGTAAAAACTTTTATTTTTTTGAGACAATTTTTGTCCATAAAAATGTTTATACAACCATCTACGCTATAGCGTAGATGCAAATATATATTGAAAACACCTCAACTACCCGACCAAAGCCTTTATCCTCTCCTCCACTGGCGGATGAGTGGCAAAAAAACCGCTGATTTTTTTGCCAATTTTTGAACCTTTTGGATCGGCAATATAAAGATGCGCGATGGCACTCGATTGATGGATCATTGGTTGGCTATATTGAGAGATTTTGCGTAGCGCATTAGCGAGACCTTCTGGATAACGAGTAAGCAATGCTCCGGAAGCATCCGCCAAAAATTCGCGTTTTCTAGAAATAGCTAACTGAATTAAAACTGCAAAAAGAGGTGCTAGTATAGATAAGATAATTCCAATAATCATAAAAATTCCTCCTCCTTTATTGTCATCATCGCTACGCCTACTAAAAAACAAACTCCTTGTAAAAAAATCTGCGAGAATTGTTATAAAACCGACGAGTACCACGACGACAGTAGAAAGCAACATGTCACGATTCCCAATATGAGAAAGTTCGTGCGCAATTACCCCTTCTAGCTCTGTTTTATTTAAAATTTGCAAAAGTCCAGTAGTCACACAAACAACAGCATGTTTTTTATCTCTGCCTGTCGCAAAAGCATTGGGAGCAGAATCTTGCACTACATATACTTTCGGCATTGGAAGTCCAGCGGTAATTGATAAATTTTCCACACTAGTATAAAGATCAAAATATTCTTCTCTTTTTGCCTCTTTGGCACCAGCTAAAGTAAGAACAATCTTATCTGAAAACCAATAAGAAAAAATATTCATCAATATACTAAAAATAACAAAAAAATACAAAATATTCGAATTATCGTAATAAAAACTAAAAAACCAGCCGAAACCGATGACCACCACAAAAAAGATAGTCATTAATAACCAAGTCTTCGTAACATTTTTTGATTGCTCTGTGTATAAAGTAGCCATTTAAAACTTTACTTCCACTGGATTTTGCGCGGCATCGTTGTCGCCCAAATCAAAGAATTCCATTTTGGAAAAATTAAAGGTCATAGCGATAAGATTACCGGGAAAACTTTCAATGGCGATATTTAGATCCCGAACATTGGCATTGTAAAATCGGCGAGCTGATTGAATTTTGTTCTCAGTATCCGAAAGTTCACCTTGTAAAGCTAAGAAATTTTGATTAGCTTTC from Candidatus Paceibacterota bacterium includes:
- a CDS encoding M48 family metallopeptidase, which encodes MATLYTEQSKNVTKTWLLMTIFFVVVIGFGWFFSFYYDNSNILYFFVIFSILMNIFSYWFSDKIVLTLAGAKEAKREEYFDLYTSVENLSITAGLPMPKVYVVQDSAPNAFATGRDKKHAVVCVTTGLLQILNKTELEGVIAHELSHIGNRDMLLSTVVVVLVGFITILADFFTRSLFFSRRSDDDNKGGGIFMIIGIILSILAPLFAVLIQLAISRKREFLADASGALLTRYPEGLANALRKISQYSQPMIHQSSAIAHLYIADPKGSKIGKKISGFFATHPPVEERIKALVG